In Sphingobacterium zeae, one genomic interval encodes:
- the tamL gene encoding translocation and assembly module lipoprotein TamL: MKMRKGLTMQIKLQWLIALVTIGGLIAACSSTKNLPEGESLYVKGNVKIASDTISKKNKEKLETYLAESLRPKPNKRVLGMPYKLYFNNMAGDTAQSNFIKRFLKKIGEEPVLLSDVNREYNENLLRNRLENIGFFNAEVTSDTIVENKKATVDYTATPNLIYRIKSVTFDVDNTTQLGRDIRETSSGSLLRVNNNYSLDVVLNERDRIDNVLKNKGYYYFSPDYILVQVDSTIGDHKVNLYVTVKKETPEQARVPSKINKIYIYPNYNETGTGYQRSARNAELFDSSYYFVDPNHTFRKPVIANHIFFKEGDLYNRDSHNRTISHLVNLNSWKFVKNNFVDSKEVPNALDVYYYLTPLPKKSIRVELLGKMASVYNGTEVNVNWTLRNAFKGAEKLNINVFGGYELQTGGNADLNSSYFRYGTEATLTFPRILTPFGTINPSRQFIPNTYIKARYEFLNRRKAYTLNSIALDYGYTWQENEEKQHDLALMEITYVQPRGISESYKNQMDTIPALRHVIDPQFTIGPNYNFTFQNTMKKHLQNTFYFKGNLDFSGNILGLIKGADFNKGKTFKLFDAYFSQYIKASVDGRHYFKLSENSQLASRVSIGMSYSYGNSRSLPYLKQYYVGGPNSIRAFGARAIGPGTVAPERLGNGLFYADQTGDIKLELNTEYRAKITGPIHWAAFIDAGNVWLQREDETKPGGKFSKDFLQELAVGGGLGLRFDFTFLILRTDFSIPLRVPYLPKSERWVLKDIDFGSSRWRKDNLMFNLAIGYPF, from the coding sequence ATGAAGATGAGGAAAGGGCTTACCATGCAAATTAAATTACAGTGGCTTATAGCCTTAGTGACAATAGGGGGACTAATTGCTGCTTGTTCCTCGACTAAAAACCTACCTGAAGGCGAGAGTCTATATGTGAAAGGGAATGTCAAGATAGCATCGGATACCATTTCAAAGAAAAACAAGGAAAAGCTGGAGACCTATTTGGCAGAGTCGCTTCGGCCCAAGCCCAATAAACGGGTGCTGGGAATGCCCTATAAACTCTATTTTAATAACATGGCCGGAGACACCGCCCAAAGCAATTTTATCAAACGCTTTCTAAAAAAGATCGGCGAAGAACCGGTACTGCTAAGCGATGTAAATCGAGAATACAATGAGAATCTTCTCCGCAATAGACTGGAGAATATTGGTTTTTTCAATGCAGAAGTCACCTCAGATACCATCGTCGAAAATAAAAAAGCTACGGTAGACTATACCGCCACCCCTAACTTGATTTACCGCATAAAATCCGTTACTTTCGACGTTGACAACACCACCCAACTCGGCCGCGATATTCGGGAGACTTCAAGTGGTAGCCTTCTGCGGGTCAATAACAACTATAGTCTTGACGTGGTGCTCAATGAAAGAGACCGCATAGACAATGTATTAAAAAATAAAGGCTACTATTACTTTAGTCCAGACTACATCCTCGTGCAGGTAGACAGTACAATCGGCGACCACAAGGTTAATCTCTATGTGACGGTCAAAAAAGAAACGCCTGAACAGGCACGGGTCCCTTCCAAGATTAATAAGATTTATATCTATCCCAACTATAACGAGACCGGGACAGGGTACCAACGTTCGGCCAGAAATGCTGAATTATTCGACAGCAGTTATTACTTTGTCGATCCAAATCATACCTTTCGCAAACCGGTTATTGCGAATCATATCTTTTTCAAGGAGGGCGACCTCTACAACCGGGATAGCCACAACAGGACCATCAGCCACCTCGTGAACCTGAATAGCTGGAAATTTGTTAAAAACAACTTTGTGGATAGCAAAGAGGTGCCTAATGCACTGGATGTGTACTACTACCTTACACCGCTGCCCAAGAAGTCCATCCGGGTAGAACTACTCGGCAAAATGGCCAGCGTGTACAACGGGACCGAAGTCAATGTGAACTGGACCTTGCGCAACGCCTTTAAAGGTGCCGAAAAGCTTAATATCAATGTATTCGGCGGTTACGAATTACAGACAGGTGGCAATGCTGATCTCAACTCCAGCTATTTCCGCTACGGTACCGAGGCTACCTTGACTTTCCCCCGCATACTAACGCCGTTTGGCACCATAAATCCGTCGCGGCAATTTATTCCGAATACCTATATCAAAGCACGTTACGAATTTTTAAATCGCAGAAAAGCCTATACCCTTAATTCCATTGCTTTGGACTATGGGTATACCTGGCAGGAGAACGAAGAGAAACAGCATGATCTGGCATTGATGGAAATCACGTATGTGCAACCGCGGGGTATTTCAGAAAGCTACAAAAATCAGATGGATACCATTCCCGCGCTACGCCATGTGATCGACCCCCAATTTACCATTGGTCCCAACTACAATTTCACCTTTCAGAATACCATGAAAAAACATCTTCAAAACACCTTTTATTTTAAGGGGAATCTGGATTTTTCGGGCAATATTTTGGGGCTTATTAAAGGCGCGGACTTTAATAAGGGCAAAACCTTTAAACTCTTCGACGCGTACTTCTCACAATATATCAAAGCAAGCGTCGACGGCAGGCATTATTTCAAGCTTAGCGAAAATTCACAGCTTGCCTCGCGGGTAAGTATCGGAATGAGTTACTCGTATGGTAATTCGCGTTCCCTCCCCTATTTGAAACAATATTATGTAGGCGGACCAAATAGTATCCGCGCCTTTGGTGCGCGTGCAATCGGACCGGGTACCGTGGCACCAGAACGTCTTGGTAATGGCCTTTTCTACGCCGATCAGACGGGTGATATCAAATTGGAGCTCAATACCGAATACCGCGCAAAAATTACTGGTCCAATCCATTGGGCGGCCTTTATTGACGCGGGGAATGTATGGCTTCAACGTGAAGATGAAACCAAACCTGGAGGGAAATTTAGTAAAGATTTTCTCCAGGAGCTCGCTGTGGGCGGCGGACTAGGTTTACGTTTCGACTTTACCTTCCTGATCCTGCGTACC
- a CDS encoding translocation/assembly module TamB domain-containing protein — protein sequence MNRFTRIALKTLLWIIGGIIGLFILIIFLLRLPTIQNYIAGKVTHYVEGKIGTPVRIGYINIDFPKKLVLENIYLEDQSKDTLVAGKSIAVDINMLKLLKNTVEIQSLEVEGVTAKIQRTLPDSAFNFDYIVKAFASEKESQPTADTTSALLFNLDKIKFSKIHVVYTDEVIGTGADVYLGSLNTNIKKFDLTNNMAFELPKINIDGLNATVKQWKPAVDGSGPSVEDFGISDKTAQTTSLLPDVGIQVADLKNVLVRYEDQASALKSEFKIKSFHADLNKIDLNKEFVDIQKLDLDGSDNNVLLGKIQKALPEGGKANPTKADAAQTDSSAAGKMNWIVSAKNIRINNTNIRFRDDNQPRMKGFDYFNIHMPGLKTQLTDLYYSADSISGSLKELVASDHSGFVIKQLKADFNYTNTGAEIKNLYAETPRTLIRNYVKISYPSLDLIAKKPELITVNANISKSHIDMRDIRFLAPFLDTMQVMKPLLDKKFYIDTRIVGRVDDLHIPTIDFQTLSNTRLIASLHLKGLPDMNKLSVDLNLKKLTTGRSDIEKLVAKSMLPSGIQLPNTIGLSGTFKGGMTAFNTKLALVTEKGTAKLDGKVNMTKQDTSYDAAVSVRDLNIGQIMQMDSTLGIVSFEGKIKGKGTDPKKLMANFDGKVNRLDAMGYRYHDIGMNLSADKGAIKASVLSPDPNIKLKLNASANTRAKYPKVAFELVVDSINLQKLNLMQDALSYRGKLSGNFATADPNFLNGEAHITNSLIRYNNDRYALDSVSLLAKADTSRNQLILKSDFLNAHLVGKYKILELQSAVQDLLQVYYKPEKPVSIPPYSPQLIEFSAQLTRNRLIQDFLPELTEMKAISLDGLFNSASKNLSAKLDAPRIVYGGTEINNVTLDINSLDSALYYSALINKVKVSSIELTNTVFSGKVAQNMINMGLWIKDKQDKEQYHVGADMQARNGLFEFSLLQDGLMLNYDKWDVAPDNTLKFGSAGILANNFVLRNKGQELRIASQDSLFNSPLNVAFNNFRIETLTKMVMSDSVDVGGGINGQTTLSRLESSPVFVADLVVDKFYFGKDTVGNINIKVNNARENTYNANVSITENGNNLVLSGDFINPAQGDATLDFTLDVAPLTMKTVQAFSMGNLKDAKGNLEGQLKITGSPSKPQIRGDLNFREAEFNVAMLNSLFKAKDEQIRFDQNGISFPNFELEDSKGNMAQVSGSIRTQTYTDFDFDLNIDMDNFEVLNSTQADNDMFYGKMYLGTNLQIGGNLDKPIVDGTIKVLDSTDFTLVMPNNEPGMADRKGVVEFVDKRDTATANALARLDSMTVTKLTGIDVDLNLQTDKDAKFKILLDAGSQDALNIQGEAELNAGVDASGKITMSGTFTVEKGSYSFSFGPVSRDFTFQKGSTITWNGDPLDAQLNITAVYTLKAPTLELVAPQLGTQNANLYKQKIPFDVLLKISDQLFQPQLNFDIDLNANNAIVSQDVISKVDNALTTLRENPSDLNKQVFSLIVLGRFMSANPFESLSGGGGTEALVRNSVSSFLSSQLNRLASDLITGVELDFNLTSEDDYSTGAAQTRTDLNIGVSKMLLNDRLKVSIGSNFEVEGNSRPGEASNNIAGDIQLDYQLSQDGRYFARFYRKNQYQVTLQGQFVETGIGFIINMDYNRFKEIFMRSKKLKEFYDTGSKKFRKRFDVDRMEQDSAYRDSVRTVIRDSLMLHSPEYRKRIEEQKKEQQRRQEVDSTTNRTQKNNAPKHLDTIKTTAIKNEDEERAYHAN from the coding sequence TTGAACAGATTTACCCGAATTGCTTTAAAAACATTATTGTGGATTATTGGCGGAATCATTGGACTCTTCATTCTAATTATTTTTTTGCTGCGTCTTCCCACGATACAGAATTATATTGCCGGAAAAGTAACCCATTATGTCGAAGGCAAAATTGGCACCCCCGTTAGAATTGGCTATATCAATATTGATTTTCCGAAAAAACTGGTCTTGGAAAACATCTATCTCGAAGATCAGAGTAAGGACACTTTAGTTGCTGGAAAGAGCATTGCGGTGGATATCAATATGCTAAAATTATTGAAAAATACAGTAGAAATCCAAAGTTTGGAAGTTGAGGGTGTTACGGCCAAAATACAACGTACTTTACCCGACAGCGCCTTTAATTTCGATTATATCGTTAAGGCTTTTGCGTCTGAAAAAGAAAGTCAACCTACTGCTGATACTACGTCTGCCCTGCTGTTTAACCTCGATAAAATTAAATTTTCAAAAATACATGTGGTCTATACCGACGAAGTAATCGGTACCGGCGCCGACGTGTATTTGGGCAGTTTAAACACCAATATAAAGAAGTTTGACCTCACGAACAACATGGCCTTTGAGCTTCCCAAAATTAATATAGACGGACTAAATGCGACCGTTAAGCAATGGAAACCCGCCGTGGATGGCTCGGGTCCTTCTGTTGAAGACTTTGGGATTAGCGATAAAACCGCGCAGACGACGTCCCTCCTCCCCGATGTCGGCATCCAAGTGGCAGATCTCAAAAATGTTCTGGTCCGATATGAAGATCAGGCCAGCGCGCTTAAATCCGAATTTAAAATAAAAAGCTTCCATGCGGATCTCAATAAAATTGATCTGAACAAAGAGTTTGTGGATATTCAAAAGCTTGATCTAGACGGGTCGGACAACAATGTTCTGCTGGGAAAAATTCAAAAAGCGTTGCCCGAAGGGGGAAAAGCTAATCCGACAAAAGCCGATGCTGCGCAAACAGATTCAAGTGCGGCTGGAAAAATGAATTGGATCGTCTCGGCCAAAAACATTCGCATTAATAACACCAATATTCGTTTTAGAGATGACAACCAGCCCCGCATGAAGGGTTTCGATTATTTTAACATCCACATGCCAGGTCTTAAAACGCAGCTCACTGATTTATATTATAGCGCAGATTCCATCAGCGGGTCATTGAAAGAGCTTGTAGCTTCAGACCATTCTGGCTTCGTTATCAAGCAGCTGAAAGCCGATTTCAACTATACCAATACCGGTGCCGAAATCAAAAACCTATATGCAGAAACTCCGCGGACACTGATCCGAAACTATGTCAAAATCAGTTACCCTTCCCTAGATCTGATTGCCAAAAAACCAGAACTGATCACGGTGAATGCCAACATCAGCAAGAGTCATATCGATATGCGAGATATCCGATTTCTTGCACCCTTCCTCGATACCATGCAAGTGATGAAGCCGTTGCTCGATAAGAAATTTTATATTGATACTCGTATTGTCGGCCGTGTAGATGACCTTCATATCCCCACAATCGATTTTCAAACGTTATCAAATACACGTCTGATTGCCAGCCTCCATCTAAAGGGACTTCCTGATATGAATAAGTTGTCAGTAGACCTGAATCTCAAAAAACTGACCACAGGCCGTTCGGATATCGAAAAACTAGTTGCTAAGTCCATGTTGCCGAGTGGCATTCAACTCCCCAACACGATTGGTCTTAGTGGTACTTTCAAAGGCGGAATGACTGCCTTTAATACGAAACTCGCACTGGTCACTGAAAAAGGGACAGCCAAACTCGATGGAAAAGTCAATATGACCAAACAGGATACCAGCTACGATGCAGCAGTGAGCGTCCGTGACCTCAACATCGGTCAGATCATGCAGATGGACAGTACCTTGGGCATTGTTTCGTTTGAAGGAAAAATTAAGGGAAAGGGAACTGACCCCAAGAAACTTATGGCAAACTTTGACGGTAAAGTGAACCGGCTCGATGCCATGGGTTACCGCTATCACGATATCGGCATGAACCTTTCCGCAGATAAAGGCGCTATCAAAGCATCCGTTTTGAGTCCCGATCCAAATATCAAACTGAAACTGAATGCTTCGGCCAATACGAGGGCTAAGTATCCTAAAGTGGCGTTTGAACTAGTGGTGGACAGCATCAATCTGCAAAAGTTAAATTTAATGCAGGATGCTCTCAGCTACCGGGGTAAGCTAAGCGGTAATTTTGCCACTGCTGATCCAAACTTCCTCAACGGTGAAGCACATATTACCAACTCGTTGATCCGATACAACAACGATCGTTATGCACTGGACTCTGTATCCTTACTGGCCAAGGCCGATACGAGCCGCAACCAGCTGATCTTGAAATCTGACTTTTTGAATGCCCACCTGGTTGGTAAATACAAAATTCTGGAACTGCAAAGTGCCGTACAGGATCTTCTGCAGGTTTATTATAAACCTGAAAAACCCGTTTCGATTCCCCCATACTCGCCTCAACTTATCGAATTTTCGGCTCAGCTGACCCGAAATAGACTGATTCAGGATTTTCTTCCAGAACTCACTGAAATGAAAGCCATCAGTTTGGACGGTCTATTTAACAGTGCGTCCAAAAACCTCTCAGCCAAGTTAGATGCGCCGCGCATCGTTTATGGCGGTACAGAAATAAACAATGTGACCTTAGATATCAATAGTTTAGATAGCGCACTTTACTATTCGGCCCTCATCAACAAGGTTAAAGTCAGCAGTATTGAGCTTACCAATACGGTTTTCAGCGGAAAGGTCGCGCAGAACATGATTAACATGGGGCTGTGGATCAAAGATAAACAAGATAAAGAGCAATATCACGTTGGGGCAGACATGCAGGCACGAAATGGACTATTTGAATTTAGTCTGCTGCAGGACGGCTTGATGCTCAATTACGATAAGTGGGATGTGGCCCCCGACAATACGCTTAAATTTGGTAGCGCCGGTATATTGGCTAACAATTTTGTACTGCGTAACAAGGGCCAGGAACTCCGCATTGCTTCCCAGGATAGCCTATTCAATTCACCGTTAAATGTAGCATTCAACAATTTCCGCATTGAGACGCTGACCAAAATGGTGATGAGCGACAGTGTCGATGTGGGCGGTGGTATCAACGGCCAAACCACACTATCACGACTCGAAAGTAGTCCTGTGTTTGTTGCCGATCTTGTGGTAGATAAGTTTTACTTCGGAAAAGATACCGTTGGGAATATCAATATCAAAGTCAACAATGCACGTGAAAATACCTACAATGCCAATGTGAGCATTACGGAAAACGGGAATAACCTCGTTCTGAGTGGTGACTTTATCAATCCAGCACAGGGTGATGCTACGCTTGACTTTACGCTGGATGTCGCACCGTTAACCATGAAGACCGTGCAGGCCTTTAGTATGGGCAACCTGAAAGACGCCAAGGGCAACCTCGAAGGTCAGCTAAAAATAACGGGGTCGCCTTCAAAACCACAGATCAGGGGGGATCTTAATTTTCGGGAAGCCGAATTCAATGTTGCCATGCTAAATTCACTTTTTAAAGCAAAAGATGAACAGATCCGTTTCGACCAAAACGGCATATCGTTTCCAAATTTCGAGCTGGAAGATAGCAAAGGAAATATGGCTCAGGTTAGTGGTTCGATCCGTACGCAGACCTACACCGATTTCGACTTTGACCTCAACATCGACATGGACAACTTTGAAGTACTGAATTCCACGCAAGCGGACAACGATATGTTTTATGGAAAAATGTATCTTGGCACCAATCTGCAAATCGGCGGAAATCTCGACAAACCGATTGTGGATGGAACCATCAAGGTACTCGATAGCACTGATTTTACGCTGGTCATGCCCAACAATGAGCCTGGGATGGCCGACCGGAAAGGGGTGGTTGAATTTGTCGACAAACGCGATACAGCGACTGCAAATGCACTTGCCCGACTAGATTCGATGACCGTAACGAAACTCACTGGAATAGATGTCGACCTAAATTTACAGACCGATAAGGATGCCAAGTTTAAGATTTTGCTCGACGCAGGTTCGCAGGATGCCCTCAACATTCAGGGGGAAGCCGAACTCAATGCCGGCGTGGATGCAAGTGGTAAAATTACGATGTCAGGGACATTTACCGTGGAGAAAGGAAGTTATTCATTTAGCTTTGGACCTGTCAGTAGAGACTTTACCTTTCAAAAAGGAAGTACAATAACCTGGAATGGCGATCCTTTGGACGCACAGCTGAACATAACGGCCGTATACACTCTAAAGGCACCAACGTTAGAATTGGTTGCTCCACAGCTCGGCACTCAAAATGCCAACTTATATAAACAAAAGATTCCATTCGACGTATTGTTGAAGATCTCGGATCAGTTGTTTCAGCCACAGCTTAATTTCGACATCGACCTGAATGCCAATAATGCCATTGTATCGCAGGATGTCATCAGTAAGGTGGACAATGCATTAACGACATTGCGCGAGAACCCGTCCGATCTTAACAAACAAGTCTTTTCTTTGATTGTACTGGGTAGGTTTATGTCAGCCAATCCATTTGAAAGCCTTTCTGGCGGCGGTGGTACAGAAGCACTGGTACGGAATAGCGTTAGTTCGTTTTTAAGTTCTCAGCTGAACCGACTGGCTTCTGACCTGATTACTGGAGTGGAGCTTGATTTCAACCTCACGTCGGAAGACGATTATAGCACGGGTGCAGCGCAAACGCGTACCGACCTCAACATTGGCGTCTCCAAGATGTTACTCAACGACCGCCTGAAAGTCAGCATCGGATCTAATTTTGAGGTAGAAGGGAATTCCCGTCCGGGAGAGGCTTCCAATAACATTGCTGGTGATATTCAACTGGATTATCAACTCTCCCAAGATGGACGCTACTTTGCGCGCTTCTACCGTAAAAATCAGTATCAGGTTACCCTACAGGGGCAATTTGTTGAAACCGGAATCGGGTTCATTATCAACATGGACTACAACAGATTTAAGGAGATCTTTATGCGCTCCAAAAAATTGAAGGAGTTCTACGATACCGGCAGCAAGAAGTTTAGGAAACGCTTTGATGTGGACCGTATGGAGCAAGATTCCGCATATCGCGACAGCGTTAGAACAGTGATACGCGACAGTCTAATGCTTCATAGCCCAGAATACCGCAAACGGATTGAAGAGCAGAAAAAAGAACAGCAACGCCGACAGGAGGTGGACAGTACAACAAATCGGACGCAAAAAAATAATGCGCCAAAACATTTAGATACGATTAAAACAACAGCGATTAAAAATGAAGATGAGGAAAGGGCTTACCATGCAAATTAA